The following nucleotide sequence is from Pleurodeles waltl isolate 20211129_DDA chromosome 8, aPleWal1.hap1.20221129, whole genome shotgun sequence.
CGAAACAAATAGGTTTTGcctctgttttttctttctgtctaactggattctaaaatattagaataatattataataatgtttgttttaaatttgataaacaatTAAAATTTATCAAATTTAACCcacacattattataacatttttctaatatttgtaatccaGTTAGATGGACAGAAGAAACAAAGGCGAATCCTACAGGCATGATGGCATGCAGCGAAGAAGAAAGaaggcagcagtgaagaaagaagacagcagagaagaaagaagaaaaaagacagcagtgaagaaagaagacgacatgcggggaagaagaagaaagagaacagCAGGTAAAAAAAAGATGGCATGTgatgaagaagaaagaaaacagcagtgaagaaagaagatagaagatggcatgtggtgaagaagaaagaagaaggcagtgaaaaaagaagacagaagattgcatggagtaaagaagaaagaagattgcagtgaagaaagaagacagaagacggcagtaaagaaagaagacagaagatggcatgcggcaaagaagaaagaagacagcagcaaagaaagaagacagcatgtgggaaagaagaaagaagatggcatgggGTGAAGACGAAAGAAGACATTAGTGAAGAAAGAAGATggtagtgaagaaagaagacattagtgaagaaagaagacggcatgcagaaagaaaaaagaagtaccttcagcatcgttgccagaggaaggacactggccagtatcCAATGGGAAGTGACCGGAAGGAATACTTGGTCCAGAGGCAAGAACGGCTAAGAAGTtgaagaagacaacaggaagtgaagGAGGACGACGTGCAGAcaatgtgctggccaatcagaagcacataaATCAGAGCGACATTGGACTAAGCCAATGATAAGTtaaggtaagtaaggggctggttctaagccccttttaagtttttgttttattaacaatagatttcgcaAGCAGCGCATAAGCGCATGTGCAGGCAacacctaacaagcatttgcaatgcaatgggtctcacgtttgcttgagttagagctattagtgttgtgaattcctaactggacttttcttgccacataaattgaaaatgaaaagtaaaacagttgacataagcaagccgattcaaagcgccatggccaccatgagcatgcgcgtgaaagagagacacaaaaggaaaaagaagttcgctcacagtcaaatgtatcggcaaacatgcaattatccatgtagcaggctcaatggccaaggcggtaacaaaactgccccaaggagggacaaacgtaaaccatttaccaacaataacaaaggatttttgaaaggcaagcccatgaacgagtgatagtgatgggcatgcggtgggtgtggttaaaagcccatagatagattaCGACATGTCAGagcacttgcgtgctcgacctaaaaaggaacaaGCTGTATTTtcactgtaattaaaaaaaaacttcgaaaaaaaacactcattttaaattcactgcactggTGCTGTGATGTTAAATGTGATGTCATTGCCATTTTTATAGTCTACTACAGCCACTATTGCAGTCTTGAAATACTGTCACATGCAGTTGCATGCACAAATGGATGGAGAGGGTGTTGGTTGGCGTTTTCTATATGTAGCATATGGGGAGATGGTGGTTAGCAACAGGAGTGGTGGTAAGGTCCCCTGGTCAAGGTACTACCGGCTTGACAAGTTTTTATAACCAAATGTCAATATGGTGGAAGTGATGATGGTGTAGAGAAAGGAAATGGGAAAAAAATACAGCGTGTGTGGTGAAAGCATGAGCGTGTAAGAATGCAGAAGAGGACCTAAGTGAATGTGCAGGCATCATGCATGAAGGGTGGAGATGTCCTCTGAATGCAGTACAGTGAGTTCAATTAAAATGTGCTTTGTAATAGAATTGTAGGAATTAACTTGTGTTATGTATCAAAACTGAAGTattcaaaaagtgatggatggaatgcttgaattaatctcagccactggtaattactcgggccacatcttttgcacaccatgtcacctcagtttggatcagccatatgaaaatcaggaGGTGGGTGCATATGAAAGCAAGATCCAGTAAATCTAAAAGTCCCTATGCCCTACCTGTGACTTCCCTTCTTTGAAGGGTGTACCTAAGGGATGGTTAAAAATGTGGCGATGCATGGGACTGGTCAAAAAGCTTCAGCCTATGCAGGGTCATTGCATAGCCTGAAAGTACTCCTCATAACAATGGGAAGACCATTCAACACTGGGATTTTCTCTGGTGAATGAGGCATGGccattgatgaagcatgacacccactccTTTCAATATTTTGTGAGAGCATTGGTCCTACTCATGTTGGGAGATGCAAAATGGttcaaaaacagtttaaaaacaaaagGGTAAATACCTAGGAGTGAGTTCCTTTTGAGACTAGTCAtgtttccttgttttttcttttacttaaTGGTGGTAAATAAACATGCTTAGGCTGGTGACCTAACAAGGTTTTGCACACTCTTCTCCCAGATGTAACCCAAACAAATCTAGATCTTGTAGTAAAGTGTGAGTCATATTTTATATATTCTTCCACTTTGTTTGAGAAAATTGAAGAAAATAAAGACATGCCATGTAATATAAATCTAGACTAAACTTCCCATAATATTTAAAGTACTCAAGGCCAACATTGCCTAAACTAAGAGCCACAACCCACAGTTTTTACCAAAAAAGACCAATTGACACAGTCTTCCCACGTgtacaacatttatttttaaatcacaattaaTCAATTGTTATATTTGCTTAATCTGTATTCTTAATtggtaacaaataaataaataaaaataataagtgctggggcccaaCTATTACTTTGAAGAGCGCCACACACTGCAAACGACATGGTTGATGATTAGCAAAACTGTATCGTTTACGGTCCACCTCAAACACCTTCCTTCCACCACCCTACAGTTCATGTCTCTTTATCTCTATTGTTACATATTATTGTTTGTTGCTTCTTTCTCCCTCTGCCACTATTTTCCTATCTCGCTCTTCTGCCTATCGCATTTTGGCCTTCTTCTTGCATAGAAGCACCCCCGCATAGATAAAGGTGATCCTCCTGCCCACCAATAACACTCTCATGGATGCACACGCACCAACTACTCGCAATAAGGAAGCAAGGTCGACGTATGGCAATAGGAAGAGCTGGAAGCACAAGAAACCCCTTGATCTCAATGTTGCTGCCATTCACTACCAGACTTAGGTTGCAAGAGGGGGGAGTGCCACTATCTGGCCCACCTAAACATGTTGTCCACTAAGGTGAGCACTCACTTGCATTTCCTAAAGACTAACCAACTTCACAACGACCACAAATGTACTATTATCTCATTATAATTGCTAGGTGTAAATACATATATTTTGCCTTGCCCTGAAAATAATTATGAGCCAACAACATGTTATTTAGAACATGCATATTTGGACAGTTTTATTGCACAAAAATTGTGGTGTTGAAATGCAAATTTCATACATATGATCTTGTTTCACGAATAGGACATCAATTCAAGTGTTGGTCTAATGTGCTTCCCTCAAACTAATTAGTGCCAAAACATGACAGTGCATTTAGATAAAATTAGGCCAAAACATATAGGCAGAATTTCATCATTATTCCTCAATCGCCCCCCCTTCCACCGACTCCTTGTTAGCTCAACCTTAAAAGCAACATCTTCAAAAGTCTGTGTCTTTAACGGGCACAAAATGCTGCATAAGAaagcaaaagaatatttttctaaaaaaaaaaaaagaaaagtactttatctATATAATTACATTTATTGTCTTTATGCTacagacagacacagcagctcagTATTTCACTTCAATAATTCATCTTTGAAAAAAGGTGTTTACTTTTTTCATGCGAAGTGCACCAAAATAACGTATGTGTCGAAATAATACAAAACAGTTAACACGTGCAATACGGTCCTATAACGCAATCGCAGGGTGCGGGTGACATTTATAAAGCTCCTTGACTTTCAGCCTTCAGCCACGCGGtttattatgccaacagaactCTTCAGTAGAAGACCATATGAAACTCTCATCCACTATATatgcatgcccacacacacacaatatgtgtgtatgtgagagagagtgtcgagcagtgatactcaaagtacggcccggggtgCGCATGCAGCCCTCTTGGCCTTTATATGAGCCCCCCCCCCCTGATCAACAGCAGCACCCTGCAACTGTTCactcgactcagcactaacattaaaaaaaataaacaggcaagtatttttttaaggttgattgaagttaaagaaaggaagtaactaggtcgTCCTGCACTACTTAACTATAAGAACACCTCCATTTTCAAAGCTATCTTGCAGTAAAAGTTTAAAAATATAAtaaggtctcttcaaaattcagagggtgtatttcattaacatgcagaatcaCTTCCATTTAGTACATCATATTACATCAGTGCGTTGAGAAGTAttatttaaagtgatagttttgaaaCATTAATTTTGAAACATTCATTCTTCTCCAGACACTGtcaacattgccaatagtgaactaagaggcaggtcagttgttatttgcactcatagggtggcctgggttcctattacaccacccacccaccacaacacccaccttaCCACCTCCCCACCTCCAAGACTGCCACTTTACTGGCATCAATGCGGTCCTTGTCGCATCACAGACTAAACTTTGCGGCCCCTGACacaatgtttgtgagtacctatgGTGTTGAGTCTACATACACATAGGCATGAGTCCAATCAACATATTTCTGTATTTCTTCAAAGTATGctctataacagtggttcccaaccttttgacttctgtggacccccactttatcattacgggGACCCCCCACGGAATCATAATGGGAATCTGGGGACCtcccacagagtcattactggaacccagggacatcAGCCTAAACATTATTTGAAACGCAGAACAATACACAaaagaatacagaaacaaacattcatcaaacacatacacaaatgataacacgtatttaatttgaaaacaaatatacatttaaaaaaataataataataggaagAGTGGATCTTTTctcaattcaattgaagccacacatcacccatactgtattctgtttgatgccccTGTTCTGCACCTACAAATCGATCGGAGGGTACGAATTAAAGTTtgagcctctaatttcaaattccttgacatttgcagtgcatttcgaaattttcaattgtactttttgccactttatttacatgcactttattaatctgctaatatcatttaattttctaagtagtcaagGACCCCTTGTGGAGGCTTCGAGGACCCTGCTCTACAATGAATGAGCAACAAATATAACACAATTTATTTTCATTTGCTACGTGTGATTTTATATTTAGAGAGAATGCATAAAGAGTAACTATGTATTGTGTACATTTACTGAAAACCTGCCTTTTCAATtagccaacctaccataggcacaGCTAGGCACACCTGCTCAGTGTCAAGATAATTTTGCAAgtcatagtgcgctttacaaatacacataacataatatgTATAATAATGCCATTGAGAGGTTCTGGTGATATCATTAACTTCGGAGCTGAAGGTCATGTGGCTTGTAAACCTCATCAAAAACATGAAATTGCTATTTTAGACCATATAATACGTTacccattatgttttttttaattgcctgtTTATTTTGGGAAAGTAAGCTTGAAAAAAAATGGTTTTATTTAAATGTTCCTTAAAAACAGACACTGATTGGAATAAGTATGTTTAGATTGTATTTATATTTCATGAACAAATTGCTAATATAAAAATGGACATTGATGAGAGCCATTGGATTTATGCGATTCTGTTCCAGCGTTTACCACATATTTGTCACATAATTTGTAGATTTAAGAGAATATGTTCTTTCTCGGACAAATGGTTAATACTGTCAGaaaatatgctgcataattttgataacattgctgcataatttggtccttgaCAAGGCATAATCGTAGTTAGTCTGGCAGAGGTAGGTTGGTTTGGGAGATGCCACTATAATGATGAAATTAatggttttttttttagacaatCGGGAAATATATTACATATTTCATATAATGTGGTACACTATATGTGGATATAAATACATCGAAACAACACTTAATTTTCTACAGTCGCACGAAccattgaaatggggtgggttggTCTTTTCGTTCGAGCGACGGTTCGAGTCCTCTTACATTTTATTGGAGCCGCAGATACACGTGTCTAAATATTCGCACTAGTTACTAGAACTCTCTGTTTGAAAAAATACGTGAAAAATCACATTTAGAATTGGTGACCTTTGTGGACAGGGTCCTTTGTGGACTTTGCTAGGTGGTGGAGATCGGGGTGGGGCGAGGTGATCAATGAGATGCATACACATTTGTTTTAGAAATGTCGTTCTTTATTTTCCTTATTGACTGTTATTTTGTTTTCggccacttaaaaaaacaagaacGAATTCTAATAATGTATTTGAAAAGTTTTGCAAATATCTTAGATGGCAGATGCCTTCACAAATATAACATGGCCCCAGCCGTGCTTTTCTTTTACAGAGAAGAAAGAAGCACGATTTTAAATCCAGTAACGGGGGTGATAAAATCCTTCTTGAAAGTTAGTTCGAAACTTTTGGACGGCCCCTCTGTGTTATGGGGAATTACACAAGGTCCGCAATAGGCTCATTAGGAGTAGGTGATATTCTGGCAGCAATTAAATCCTCTATTACTAAACAAACATGGAATGATTAAGTaatcattgtatatatatatatatatatatatatatatttttgtattattatttttttaagaaacgAAAAAACAAACTGGTCGCCAAAGTTGTTCATGTACGCTGAACCACTCAGTAATGTCTTAGCAGGCCATCGCTGGATAAAAATGTCGATTTGCAGCCTTTTCTAAGGTGATGTGTATTTGCATAATTCACTATAAAGgaaccattttgtttttgttttttttacacgcgAGGGAAATAGGAGCTGAATTTTCACCTTTTTATTTCAAGCGCCATATAAAAGCGAAAAGTAAAAGCTGTAGAACTTCTCCACAATTACACCGTTTGTTTGTGAtagaagaatttgttgtacacTTTATCTGCCAACCAGGTTGGATTCTAGTTGTTACTATCATTATTATTAAAACCATTCTGTTTGTATAATATTTGAGCGCATTTCAATTTTCCTTTCAAAATTCCGTTTAATGTACACTTGAATTAAGGACGTTTTACCTTTAATTCAAAATGtcgccatttttaccaatttttaaACGACATCTTCATTTGAAACCACGGCTATATCTGTCTCCGGGTGCTGTTGCACTTTGTTCGTGAGCAGTCCCCTGACGGCGCATCTCTTTAGTCCTTTTTTCCATCGTGTGACTTTTTCCATCCATCCAGGGATTTCTCAATTTCCGACCCTTTCACTCCAGTTCACATCTAAAATTAAACGCCGCAATTtgcggatttttgttgttatgtgaATTTGTACAGTGCTTTTTTTACCATGCGCAAGGTCCCGAAGCGCTTCGGGAGATGCGAGCTCAAAGAATGAAAACTAGAGGACAGCCTTACTATCGCGCAATGCTTATTTTCTGAACAATGCCCGACTAATATAATGTCTATTTTAAAATCCACCGTCTTGTTTGAAAGAACACTTGAATACACTGGTTCTGGCTTCACAGGCCTAATGAAAGGCTTTGTGCTGTGTAAAATGCGACCACGGCGCTGACCAatggagtgtgtgtttttttattgagGTCTGACATACTCTGCTGCTGTTGAACATGTTGTTTTTCCAAGATAAAAAAACACGAGAAACCTTTGTTCTCTCCCAGGCACCAGAGTCCAAAACAAAAGCTTCAGAGAGGGGAAGAGGTGGCCTGTGTATCCGCGCCCTTGTACAGGTGTGTCTCGCTGAGATAGCGGGGAGctgagggggtgggggcggggaagACATGTCCCGTAAACCCTTTGACCAGGCACAGCTCTCCGCTTTATTATTTATGTATTTCCGTCTATTTGTGAAGCGTGACAGTCTCTACAAGCGCTCTTGGCGCTATACAAACGCCACttgcatacaaacatacatgtaGAAGGTAAGTGGCTACTGGGGCCTTTACTGGGCTTGGTGTCGCGTGCCCAGTAAGTGGTGACAGGAAGTTACGTTTGGTGAAGACGTCTATCGGAGAGTAAGTGGGAAAGAAGGCGGGACTTAAACGCATGTCCAATGGAGGGTAAGTGGTGAAGGGAGTGTGGCTTTAAGACCTGTCAAGTAGAGGGTAAGTGGGGAAGGGGCGGAGCATGAAACCACCTccagtagaacagtggttcccaacctgtggtcaggggacccgtgggggtccccaaagcctcctcagtgggtatgggactgctttgaaaattaaataatattaacacattaggtccccagctttcagtaatgactcatttgggggcctccagattccaataaggattcagtgggagtcgctggttccagtaatgataaagtgggggtcaacagaagccaagaggttgggaaccactgcagtagaggTTAAGTGATGAAGGGGGTGTGGCTTTAAGACCTGTCCAGTAGAGGATAAGTGGCAAAAGGGGTGCCGCATCAACACTAGTCCAGTAAGGGGTAAGTGCTGAAAGAGCTTGGACTTTGTTAAGACTTGTCGAGTAAGTGGTGTAGGAGGCCTTGGCGAACACGTCAAAAAGAGCGCATGTGGATTAAGGGCGGAGCTTGAGGACTGTCCAGTAGAGGGTAAGAGGTGAACGGGCGGGGCTTGGTTAAGAGTTGTCCAGTAGAGTGTAAATGATGAAGGTTGAGGTCATCAACACTAGCCCAGTAAAGGATGGATGTGGAAGGGGGTCTTAGTGTAGAAATGTCCAGTAAGTGGTGAAGGAGGGCTCACTTGGGCTTGGTGTAGACAAGCTAAGGAGACCATAAGCACTAGATggtaaattgtggaagagggggtggtttTTGTGAAGACATGTCCAGTAGACCATTAAGTTGTGATGGGTCTGGACTTGGTGAAGAAGATATGTCCCATACAGGGCAAATGGAGAAAGGGGTTGGGCTTGGTGAGGGCTTATGTCCAGTGAAGGGTAAGAGAGGAAGGGACGAGGCTTGTTAAGAAGTGTCCAGGAGAGGATAGGCGGGGCTTGAGGACATGTCCAGTAGAAAGTAAATGAAGAAGGGAGCTGGACCAGAAGACATATCCAGCAGAGGGGAAGTGGTGAATGAGGAGGGATGACCTTGCTTAAGACATGTCCATCAGAGGGTAAGTAGTGAAGGGATGGTGCTTGAAGATGTGTACAGTAGACGGTAAGTAGTGGTTCGGCTGGGCTTTAAGACATGTCCAGCACAGGGTAAGTAGTGATTGGATGGGGCTTGAAGACATGTCCAGCAGAGGGTAAGACCTAATGGGGTGTGGTTGGAAGACATGGCCTGCAGAGGTAAGTAGTGAAGGGGGATGTTTAAAGACATGGCCTGCAGAGGGTAAGTAGTGAAGGGCTTGGCTGTGGACATGTCCAGTTTGAGCAAGAGGTGAAGGGGTGTGATTTGTGAAATAGATGATTAACAGTGATGGAGTGACTAGTAATGGGTTCATGGACTGCAACTTGgcattgcaaagaacatgtcaagtACATGGTATATGGTTAAAGGGAAGAAGGCGGGCTTTGTCAGGACCCTCTGTAAGGAGGAGATGATTGAAGGGCTAAGTACTTACACGAGCATCTGTGGTAGGGGGAAAGATGTGGGAGGAATGCGTTGactgttgtgtggtactgtggtgTGGTAATGCATCTGGCTTAAGATGCAGAGGGGAGAGAGATGTGCTGAGCTTTGTGAAGAGCATATGTAGCAGGAGGGCTGTGGTGAATGGAGAGGGCTGGATTCGGCTGGGTGAGGACCAGGCACCAGCATAAAGGTTTGTTGtgaaagagaaaaagctttggGGACGGCATGTCTAAGGCGCATCAGCGCCTcgtctggggtagtaagcgctatataaatataatttcagTTCCAATACAATGGTGATCTAGTGAGGGCTAGAGCGCAAAGGGGAGACCCGGTCAGTGATTTGGCGGAGAATAGTGGTAAGGGCCAGGACCCGGGAGACACCAGAGACGCCCCCACctccccgcccccagcccttgccCCCGGTGCTGGGAGTGGCAGGCCTGACCAGTGTCTTGATATGCAGCGCTCTTTGAAGCTCGGATGGGGGTAAAGTGCAGCAGCGCCGTGCAGGGAAGGAGGAAGAGCTCGCCTTGGATTGGGCTGTGTGTTCAGGTCGCTGCCCTCCTTATCTCGTTGACATGCAAATCTTCCTGAGGGGTAGCCGGCCCTGACGTCACCTGCGCTTTACTAAAACAGCGGAGGGTCAGGGGAGGGCAGTGCACTGACATCTGGGGAGGAGGCAGAACCTGGATCTGTGAGGGAGGACGGAAGAGACCTGTGAGGTGGAAGGCACCGGCCAGGAGGGGAAGCAAGGCACTTCTGTGGCTAGCGCCTCCCCAGCTCTGACAGCCTGGCACTGGTACAGCATGCCCCCGGGCGCCCACCGGCCCCCGCCATGTACGTGAGTTACCTGCTGGACAAGGAAGTGGGAATGTACCCAGGATCCGTGCGCCCGCACCCAGGTCTGCAGGGCTACGCTGGCGCCCCCCAGTATCCGGACTATGGGGGCTACCACCACGGGCTGAACCTGGAAAGCACAGGTGGACCCACCTCGGGATCGCCCTCCGCATGGATGTCTCCCTACAGCGCCCCTCAGAGGGAGGAATGGAATCACCCGGCCTACCTGAACCCATCCCCCGGGGGCAGCCTGGGCTACAGCCCCGCCGCAGTAGAGTACCACCCTGGACCGCCCTGCCCGGGGGTGCTGCCCGggcacctccagcagcagcaggacTCCCCAGATGGGCACAGGCGTGGGCAGCAAGCGTACGACTGGATGAGGAAGCCCACGACGCCGGCGGCAGGGGGGTGCACCGGTAAGGAAACACAGCCCAAGCACCCGCATGTCCTTGTATACCTGCACGGAGCCTGGCGTGTGGGGCTTAAAGGGGGCATTGCAAATCTGGCAAACTGTATTCTCTGGGGATAAACGGGGGAAGGAGGGGGCGCAGGGCTGGAACAAGATCTCCTCTCATTTGGAAGGAGGGGCACTGCAAGCCTGGCACGAGACCTTCCCTTGAGTTGGAGGGTGGTCTGCAGCGCTGCAGGCCTGGCAGAGGGTGTAAAGTTTGGGCCTGAGCCAGGGACACTGATTCCAGCGCCCTGTCCGCACTGGGTGCGGGGCGAGGGTCCCTGACTGACTTTAAACAGGGGACGCTGCAAGTCTGGGGCTGGAGAGAGGGCACTGCTTGCACAGGTCCTACCCTCTGAGTTGAAGGGGTGGAGTGGAAGTGCGGGTGAGACACAATAGCATGGCTGATTAGGATGGACACTGAATACTCGTCACTGGGCCATTCTAGTGCACGCGGGAGTGGAAATGTAAGTCTAAAAAGTGATTTATTGTAGCAGCTGAAGAaagggaccacaaaaatggcattGGGTTTATCCTTTGGGACATCTCACTCCTGCAAAGGGCACTGGAGGCAGGGACACTAACGCCCTGGCACTGGGCAACCCTAGGGGTGTAGGGAGCGACCTTGCAGCTTGGCACTATACCAACCCTCGGTCTGGAGTCAGAGACAGCGCAGGAGtgacacatttgtttttaaaatctgcGAAGCATGCAGTgtatgcagattatgtggcaaCTGCGGCAAATCCATAACGATGCACACAAAAAAACCGCTGCGTCTGCAGAgtcgcataattccaatggctctgCACGTGCCATACATTGAGAACTGAAGAGAGTGAGACTGCTGGGcctgcccagaggactggtggaagGGGCACTGCAAGCCTGGCACTGATAGGCCCCAGGGCGTGGAGGGAGAGATAATGATAGAGTAACTGAAGACCTACTGCGAGATCTGGAGGGATGGACACTGAAAACCCGGTACTGCGCCTGCCGAAGGACTGGGGACGGGTGCGTTGGATGGTTGTGTGTAAAGCcggccctcagccgagtggctggtgaaacactagaacgtgtccccAGGACACTACAAGGGTCACGACAAACATGGCTAGACACACAGAATCCATTGCATTTCGAGTTCCAGCCATAACGTTCCCTTTACATATTTAAAGTGCCCGTGGCTTTGTTCCCATCACTTGAACCAAGAAGCCCGTTAGTGACTTTAAGGTAGGGGCCTAAGATCAGTCTGCCTGTCGGAGGGTCTCCACTCTGGCTTCATATAAAATGGAGCGTGACGCTGTTGGCGGTGACGTCACCGCTCAGATGCGCGGAGAAGCGCAGTTTGGCCACAGAGAAAATCTCCACACTCTCTCTGACGTCACGGATAAAGTAGACGTGTTGACAGAGAAGCACCCGAGGCGCTCACTGCGCGCGCATCGGAGATCTATGTCACCCCAGGCCagagtctggcatagatggcatttTGACGACAAAAATATTGTCACAAAAAATTGCGCACATACTGACGGAGATAACACAATATTTTTCATTCAATTTATTGCAGGCGACATTCTGCAGAATTCCATATTGCTCTAT
It contains:
- the CDX2 gene encoding homeobox protein CDX-2 yields the protein MYVSYLLDKEVGMYPGSVRPHPGLQGYAGAPQYPDYGGYHHGLNLESTGGPTSGSPSAWMSPYSAPQREEWNHPAYLNPSPGGSLGYSPAAVEYHPGPPCPGVLPGHLQQQQDSPDGHRRGQQAYDWMRKPTTPAAGGCTVKTRTKDKYRVVYTDHQRLELEKEFHYNRYITIRRKAELAAALGLSERQVKIWFQNRRAKERKLNKKRFQQIGTGQNDTDPLSPVSTLGPVMTGVHQNGPGLGHGVGVLSAPVNQSVNQ